GCTGATTCGCCTGCAGCAAATAATCCAGCAGTCAGTCCATCCGGACCGCAGCGAACGCGCCCGTCTACGTTCACCGGAATCCCGCCCATCGAGTAGTGAGCGGTCGGGCGCACGGGAATGGGCTGCTCGACCGCATCCACACCTGCCAGACGATGCGCTTCCTCCCAACAAAACGGAACCCGGCTCATAATCTTCTCCCGACCCATGTGGCGCAGGTCCAAGAACACGCACGGACCGCCTGCCGAGCCGTCGGGATGGACACCGCGACCGGCACGAATCTCCCGCGTAATGGCTCGCGACGTGATGTCGCGCGGCGCTAACTCCATTTGCTGCGGTGCATAGCTAGCCATGAAGCGATCGCCGGCGGCATTAATCAGATAAGCACCCTCGCCGCGGACGGCTTCGGAAATCAGCACGCCCGCCGGATACAGTCCGGTTGGATGGAACTGCACGAACTCCATATCTTCAAGTGGAATCCCGGCAAGGGCAGCCATTGCCAATCCGTCGCCCGTGGAGGCAAAGTCGTTTGACGTCGTATTGAAGACCCGCCCGTAGCCACCCGTTGCCAACAGCAGGGCTTTGGCCGGCATCACCTCAATGCTGCCGTCGAGCAAGCTATACATTACGATGCCTTTGGCTTCGCCTTCTTCAAAGACGAGCTGCATCGCGTACCACTCGTCGTAGATTTCAACGCCGACGCGACGGATATTGTTGACCAGTTCGTGCAGGATGGCATGCCCGGTTTTGTCTGCGGCATAGCACGTGCGGCGATGGGAATGGCCGCCAAAGGCCCGTTGGGCAACGCGCCCGTCGGGCAGGCGCGAGAACAACACGCCCATGTGTTCTAAGTCGATTACGACGTCGGGTGCGCTGCGCGTGAGGATTTCAACGGCGTCCTGATCGGCAAGGTAATCCGAGCCTTTGACGGTGTCGAACGCGTGGGCTTCCCAAGAGTCGTCCGGGTCGACGTTTTGCAGTACGGCGGCGATCCCGCCCTGAGCGGCAACCGAGTGCGAGCGAATGGGGTGGGTTTTGGCGATCGCCGCCACGCTTAATTTCTCGTTAGTGCGGGCGATTTCCAGAGCCGCACGGCAGCCAGCCAGACCGCCGCCGACGATGACGACATCGTAAGCGCGCATGCAATACCTTCCGTTCGCAACAGATCGGCAAGCCGAAAGGGTGGCGGACCGAATGCCGACCCGGGACAGTTCGACTTGCTCTTATTGTTAGCTAATACGAGCGGCAGTGGCGATCGCATGCATTAGAGCTAAACCCACAGATTCTGAAGTGAGGGAAGATCCCTGAGTCGGCGTTGCTGAATAAAGGGATGAATCGGGCTGGCGCAGGTACGTCCCAGAACTTCAGAAACTGGATCGGTAGCTCGAGCATCGACCCCTTGCTTGGCGCAAAAGTCACTGGATGATGGTCGGGTTGGACTGAGGAGCACTGTCCAAAAACAAGTTAAGTTGCGGCCGGTTGGTTGGACCGGAGTGCTGACGCAGCTGCCCGTGATACCACCCGTGCCGAGGAGCTTCAGTCAAGAACACAGAGGCCGCGTTCGAACGGTCCTGTAAAACTTGGTGCCCCTTGTATGGCAGATTGACTGGGAGTTGTTGCCCAGAGCGATCGCGCCCGGAGCTCCTAACGCGATCGCTTGGCGCGATCGCTGTCTTTAAAAAACCATCACCGCCCCACTTCTGATGTCTGTCGAACCCGGGGAAGCCTGGGGGTTAGAGTCAGTAAGATAAGCTAAGCGCAAGCCAGAACGCGCTTGAGATATTGGCTCTAAGGCTTAAGCCTCATGCTCTGCTTACCTCCCCTCCCTTACCCGGTTTATTTTGTTTCCAAAGCCAAAAAGGTTTGGAGCGATCTCATGATGCCTGGGGTAGAACCGCCGCCAGTTGAAGAGGTTTACGAGCGCTTTCATAACGTGAATGACGCTTGGTGCGTGCAGGCATACATTCACTTGCGACGGCGCGGGTTGAACGTGCACTTAACTTCACGCTACCTCCCCGGTCGAATCTGCGTGACCTCATACGAACATCTGGCGATTCGCGATGCTCCATTTAATAGTTATGTCGTAGTTGTTCGACACGATCGCGGACGCCCGGAGATTTGCGAACAGCGTATCGTGCAAAACGCTCTGAATTTAGTGGATTGGACCGACCACTTGATGCCGTTGTGGGCTCAGCCGAATTTGAAAGCTCGAGATGTAGGGCGCGGTCCCCGTATGGAGATATTGGGCTTCAAAGGTCGAGACAGGAATCTGGCTGCACCATTCAAGCGACCTGAGTTTCTGCAGCAACTTGCCGAACTCGGAGTAACGCTCAAGATGAGCCCGGAGGAAGAGCGGGCACATCGCCGCGATTGGGCGGAATACACCAATGTCGATGCCATTCTAGCTATTCGCAATTGTACGGAATACGACCTGGCAATTAAGCCGCCGAGTAAGTTAGTTAATGCTTGGTTTGCAGGCTGTCCGGCAATATTGGGACCGGAGCCGGCTTTTCAAGGACTGCGTAAATCGCCGTTAGACTACATTGAGGTTCGCTCGCCTGCTGATGTCATATCGGCAGTCTGCCGCTTGCGCGATCGACCCGACTTGTTCCGAGCCATGGTCGAGAACGGACGGCTTCGCGCCCGAGAGTTTACTCCCGACATACTGTCTCGACGCTGGCGCGATTTGCTGGCAGGGGCGATTGCAGCGGGCTACGAGCGCTGGCAACAAGAGTCGCGACTGAAGAAAGCATTGCGCCCCATCCAGTTTGGGTTTCGCGCGATCGCACACCGTCGCGAACGACACTTATTTCTTCGCAACATCAGGGTTGGGAAACGCATTTTTGATGAGCCATGATTCAAGTAACATCGCCCAGTCGTTGCTTGGGAGTTACCGGACTCGTTGACCCTGCGAACTTGGGACAGTAATGGCTGAAGGGGTGACATGGAATCTACACGAGACTCTTCACGCTTGCTAGTGGTTCAATACGGGGGCGACTACCGCGAGGCTTTCAAGCGCTTTGCCGCTGGAGGAGAAGAAACTTACTACGCACAAAGGTACTCTGTCGATGCCGTTGCCAAATTGGGAGAACGATTTGATGAGGTGGCAACGTTGTGCTGCGTTTGTAGCGAGCCCTATAACGAGCTGCTCGAAAATGGGGTGCGGGCAATTGGTGCCGGCCCCCAGCTCGCGACATCCGGGCGATCGCTAGTGAAGATCGTCAAACAGTACGAGCCGACTCATCTAGTTATCAGAACGCCGATCCGAGCGATCTTGCAACTCGCTACTCGGAAGAAGATTAGCACCATTGCCGTCCTTGCCGATTCTTTCTCATCCGAGGGATTGAAAAGCAAAATTCGCAACCAACGGCTTGCAAGCTTATTGAACGACGAGACAGTGGCTTGGGTTGGCAACCACGGGACCAATGCATCGGAGTCGCTGGCTGGGATCAGCGTAAAACCCGAAAAGATCGTTCCTTGGGATTGGCCTCACGAGAAGACTCCAGGACTATTTTCGGCAAAAGTCTTCCCGACATCGAAGTCGGTTTGGGAGGTTTTGTATGTGGGAACAATGGTGGAGTCGAAAGGTTTCGGCGACGCATTAAGGGCTGTAGCAATCCTAAAATCTCAAGGCGATCGCGTTCTACTCAGAGCTATTGGTACGGGTGACATAGAAGCTTATACAAAACTCGCCCGCGACTTGCAAATCGAAGACTGTGTTGAATTTCTGGGGCTGCGACCCAATCGGGAGATCGTTCCTGCTATGCGAGCCGCAGATACCATCATTATTCCCAGCAGGCATGAATATCCCGAGGGATTCCCCATGACAATCTATGAGGCGCTGTGCTCCAGAACGCCAATCGTTGCCTCAGATCATCCGATGTTCGCGCGCAAGTTAACCGATCGCGTGAGTGCCCTGATTTTCTCGTCTGGCAGTTCGGAAGGCTTGGCTGGATGTCTGCAAACACTGAAATCGTCGCCAGAGCTTTACACGCGCCTCTCGCTCGCGTCTCAGGCTACATGGGACCAGTTGCAAGTTCCGGTGAAGTGGGCAGAACTGTTGAATGCAGGGCTCTCTGACCTGCCGCGCGATCGCCAATGGTTGCGCGATCGCAGCCTAGCAGCGATCGGTGACAACCTTCCTGGCAGCTCGACATCAAATAAACTAATCTAAACCTAATCCAGCTGCAGCGTGCCATGGGCGTATTCGAGATCCACCCTAAACTTGCTTTTCTTGTTTTGCCCTATGCCCGCCGCGAATTGCCTGGTTGGGGGAGGTTACTGAAGTTATTTAAGGTTTCAGGAGCTGAGTTCGATCCGCTTTGGCACGAGGCCGCAACGCGCATTGTCGAAGGCAAGTGGCACGGATATGGCATGTCGCTCGATCTGGCTAACTGGTCCGATCGCCTCATTTACTTTATCGGACGTTATTACGATTTGCCCCCACAGCTCGTGGTGCGCGCAGTGCTCGCACCCGGAGATAAGTTTGTTGATGTCGGCGCGCACAAAGGGATGTTGACGCTGATTGCGGCAGCGCGAGTTGGGACGTCTGGAAGCGTTCTGGCGGTCGAGCCGAATCCGGGCTTGTTCGCAGAACTACAACAGCTTGTGGAAACGAATTCACTGACACAGGTAAGACTTCATCATTGCGGTCTAGCCGATACGCCTGCCGAGTTGACGTTAAACGTGCTGGCTGAAACGACAAAAGCCGGCACAGTCGAACATAGTAATTTGGGAACGTTTGCTGAGTTGCCAGATCCTGATGACTCGCTGTCTGTAAATCGATATCGCGTTCCGGTGGTGTGTGGCGACGATTTGATTCCCGACGACTGGGATAATGTGGCTGCAATCAAAATCGACACGGAAGGGTTTGATTCGGCAGTCATACGCGGGTTGCGCAAAACAATCGATCGCTGCCGCCCGGTCGTGATTACCGAGGTCATTGCCAAGCATCTAGAAAATGCCGGCTCGAGCATCACAGAGTTGTGCGAGATTATGCAGGACTTGGGATATATCGGTCATAACATTGAAGTTCGCAGTCGTGCGTGGCAGCATCAGCTGTATCTTCACCGTGCAAGCGAACGGATGACGCGGGAGGTGGTTTGGTTGCATCCGGATGGCATCGCCTCTCGCCGGCTACAACCCTTTGTAAAGTAGATGTGATGATATCGCCCAGCTCGGTGAAATGAGGCACACTAGGAAAGTCCGAGCCGTTTTTGGTGTGGCTTGGATTTTTATTGAAGT
This genomic stretch from Rubidibacter lacunae KORDI 51-2 harbors:
- a CDS encoding glycosyltransferase, coding for MMPGVEPPPVEEVYERFHNVNDAWCVQAYIHLRRRGLNVHLTSRYLPGRICVTSYEHLAIRDAPFNSYVVVVRHDRGRPEICEQRIVQNALNLVDWTDHLMPLWAQPNLKARDVGRGPRMEILGFKGRDRNLAAPFKRPEFLQQLAELGVTLKMSPEEERAHRRDWAEYTNVDAILAIRNCTEYDLAIKPPSKLVNAWFAGCPAILGPEPAFQGLRKSPLDYIEVRSPADVISAVCRLRDRPDLFRAMVENGRLRAREFTPDILSRRWRDLLAGAIAAGYERWQQESRLKKALRPIQFGFRAIAHRRERHLFLRNIRVGKRIFDEP
- a CDS encoding FkbM family methyltransferase, producing the protein MGVFEIHPKLAFLVLPYARRELPGWGRLLKLFKVSGAEFDPLWHEAATRIVEGKWHGYGMSLDLANWSDRLIYFIGRYYDLPPQLVVRAVLAPGDKFVDVGAHKGMLTLIAAARVGTSGSVLAVEPNPGLFAELQQLVETNSLTQVRLHHCGLADTPAELTLNVLAETTKAGTVEHSNLGTFAELPDPDDSLSVNRYRVPVVCGDDLIPDDWDNVAAIKIDTEGFDSAVIRGLRKTIDRCRPVVITEVIAKHLENAGSSITELCEIMQDLGYIGHNIEVRSRAWQHQLYLHRASERMTREVVWLHPDGIASRRLQPFVK
- a CDS encoding glycosyltransferase; translation: MESTRDSSRLLVVQYGGDYREAFKRFAAGGEETYYAQRYSVDAVAKLGERFDEVATLCCVCSEPYNELLENGVRAIGAGPQLATSGRSLVKIVKQYEPTHLVIRTPIRAILQLATRKKISTIAVLADSFSSEGLKSKIRNQRLASLLNDETVAWVGNHGTNASESLAGISVKPEKIVPWDWPHEKTPGLFSAKVFPTSKSVWEVLYVGTMVESKGFGDALRAVAILKSQGDRVLLRAIGTGDIEAYTKLARDLQIEDCVEFLGLRPNREIVPAMRAADTIIIPSRHEYPEGFPMTIYEALCSRTPIVASDHPMFARKLTDRVSALIFSSGSSEGLAGCLQTLKSSPELYTRLSLASQATWDQLQVPVKWAELLNAGLSDLPRDRQWLRDRSLAAIGDNLPGSSTSNKLI
- a CDS encoding succinate dehydrogenase/fumarate reductase flavoprotein subunit, translating into MRAYDVVIVGGGLAGCRAALEIARTNEKLSVAAIAKTHPIRSHSVAAQGGIAAVLQNVDPDDSWEAHAFDTVKGSDYLADQDAVEILTRSAPDVVIDLEHMGVLFSRLPDGRVAQRAFGGHSHRRTCYAADKTGHAILHELVNNIRRVGVEIYDEWYAMQLVFEEGEAKGIVMYSLLDGSIEVMPAKALLLATGGYGRVFNTTSNDFASTGDGLAMAALAGIPLEDMEFVQFHPTGLYPAGVLISEAVRGEGAYLINAAGDRFMASYAPQQMELAPRDITSRAITREIRAGRGVHPDGSAGGPCVFLDLRHMGREKIMSRVPFCWEEAHRLAGVDAVEQPIPVRPTAHYSMGGIPVNVDGRVRCGPDGLTAGLFAAGESACVSVHGANRLGSNSLLECAVFGRRVGAEIAHYVGTRKLPEFDEARYRDRARDTVRELLNRSGSTRINALRTAVQDCTSEYCGVFRTAEVMQTGLERLQALEQQYDDVFLDDKGDCWNTELIEALELRNLIVVGKTILASAIARRESRGAHAREDCPKRDDANFLQHTLAYYSPAGIEIGYMPVTIKRFPPKERKY